The segment TCATATTTGTGTGCTCTATTGAATTTATTTGTCACTTCTTTTGTCGATTCTTAATGCTGCTGGCatgaaaatgtcaaataaaCAGTTTCGATTTTTCACTCTCCTGCAGTTGACAAAATGACTATgtttaagaaaacataaataaaaatatacttacagTGTGATAAGCAAATTTAGAGGGGGAAACAAACAAGGAAGTGCATCATGGAGATGAACATGCAATAACATGTTTAAGGAGAAAGCCAGAGTGACCAAAAGACCTGGTaacatgaaatttatattttcacatgtatttaaaacttgtttacaATTCTGTGAAGtattttcggtttccctgccTTAGCAAATCACATAGATAAAAATTTACTGCAATCACTATCGATAATGATAAAGTCTGTTATCCGGAAGACAAtcaagcagcaacaacaaacaatcaacaatataacgattttatttGCGTTGATATCAACTGCAGCAAAGAAACAGAAATGCAAAAGGTTtctgaatagaaaaaaatttagtaaacgAAAATAGTTCATTATATTTGTTCACCTATTGTCTATCCTAAAgtctttaaatacttaaaaggTTTTCACTATGAAATATATCTCTTTAGAAACtcgattttatttaaagtaaatcatGCGTATAAAATGTAAACTACACGTACAGGATGCCAAATACTTCTAGACAAAGTTCTACGTAAAGATTGGATTTACAAACTGGAAGTTAAATTCACGTATTGGTTCACAGAGACTTTTAAAAAACACTACACTATTTGAAATTCTagctaagttctagtttagttctagttcagttctagttcagttctagttcagttctagttcagttctagttcagttctagttcagttctagttcagttctagttcagttctagttcagttctagttcagttctaatttagttcagttctagttctagttcagttctagttcagttttagttcagttcagttctagttcagttctagttcagttctagatcagttttagatcagttctagttcaattctagttcagttctagttcagttttagttcagttcttgttcatatctggttcggttctagtttagttctagtttatttatagttcagttcttgttcggtTAATTTTAAGCATTCATTATCCAAATCAATTCTTCTGTATTCGGCCAATAACTTTTCTCTTTAACTAACGAATTTGCTAAACAATTTCAGTCTTTGCAGTCGGTCCTATTAATggtgtaaaaatgtttataaaatattctgtaaTGCAGCTGGCATTTTTGACTTTAATGCTGTGGCTGTCTATAGCTGGTGTATCATCATACAAGCGCAATTATGAAGCTAAATATACTAAAGCAAATGTACCTCTATGGAAGCAAAGGGTAAATAACATATTGTAACTCATCAACCCAACACTTTCTCCTTTGTTTTAACTTATCTAACAAACTTTCCAACATTCTACACATATACTTttatctttcatccatcatccaTCTGCACTAAGAAAGTTTTccctaaaacaaaacaaaatttaaatttattcttataCTCTGTCTGTTATCTAGGCTTGTGAGAAGGCCCAAAAATATAAGGCCAATTCTCATTATGTTTGTGATGATAAGGGTGACGTTAAATGTTTACCAGGTTGGCAGGGAGATTTGTGTCAAGTACCCATGTGTCGTAAAGGTTGTGATCCCATGAATGGTGAGTAATGTAGCAGCTGACAACAATCACACATCCACTTACATGGCTATAAACAGGCATATTTAAATGGTCTCAAACAATACATATTTGAAAGACTTAGTtaaaagaaagagagagagaagcGCAATTTAATGGTGATTGTAATTTAGAGGCATAATGAGTGAAAAGGAAGAAAAGTAAAAGAgtgtaaatataatttactgaactagaactgaactagaactgaactagaactgaactagaactgaactagagctgaactagagctgaactagaactgaactagaactgaactagaactgaactagaactgaactagaactgaactagagccgaactagaactgaactagaactgaactagaactgaactagaactgaactagaactgaactagaactgaactagaactgaactagaactgaactagaactgaactagaactgaactagaactgaactagaactgaactagaactgaactagaactgaactagaactgaactagaactgaactagaatgaactagaactgaactagaatgaactagaactaaactagaactgactagaactaaacttgaatgaactagaactgaactagaatgactagactggactagaatgaactagaacttaactagaacttaactagaacttaactagaactgaactagaactgaactagaactgaactagaactgaactagaactgaactagaactgaactagaactgaactagaactgaactagaactgaactagaactgaactagaattgaactagaactgaaccagaactgaactagaactaaactagaactgaactagaactgaattagaactgaactagaactgaactagaactgaactagaactgaactagaactgaactagaactgaactagaactaaactagaacggaactagaactgaactagaactgaacttgaactagaactaaagaaCTGTTTTGGATTTGTTGTCTTAAAAGTGTTGATTCTTTTAAATCCCTATCCTTTCGATTTGAATGTCTCATTGTGTCGGACATTTCAACACTTACTTAAGTTTTCAAGAATGTTTGTgagtatttgtatgtgtgtatatttatttaaaacaatgttGGTGTCGTTGTCCTTACAaactcatatacatatgttgaaAGGGAATTTGTTGGTAAATTTCTGTTGTAGGCTATTGTCAACGTCCTGGTGAATGTCGTTGTCGCATTGGTTACACTGGAGAATTGTGTGACAAATGCATTCTTTGCCGGATGTCAACATGGTGACTGCACAAAACCATTTGAATGCATATGCCGCCCTGGTTGGGATGGACTTTTTTGTACGGAACGTAAGTTTGTTGCAAGAACTTTACActaaaactttttagataaaattattgttgcacatatatattttttttaattttttgtttggttcGTTACTTTAGCCACATGTCGCATGGTTGCCACAATACACGTGGCTACTGTGAGGCTCCTGGTGAGTGTCGCTGTCGTATTGGCTGGGTGGTCGTAATTGCAGTGATTGTTCTGTTTTACCGGGATGTCAGCATGGCACTTGCAGTAAGCCCTTGGAATGTCAATGTTTACCTGGTACACGGTTTGTTGTGTCAGACACGTATGTTAATGTTAAACATATTAATTgtggttttttatattttattattaatattaaaaaaatgttgtttatattgtttctGTTTTACTATAGCGATTTGTAATGCAGATTGTCACAAACAGCATGGCTACTGCAAGAAACCAGGAGAGTGCAGGTGAgtgtagatatattttttaatttaaaatattattttttatatattttaatgattttgtttattCCTTTTAGGTGTAAAGTAGGTTGGACTGGTGCCAATTGTGACAAATGTTTCCCATATCCCGGATGTGTAAATGGTGACTGTGAAAAACCCTGGGAATGTAACTGCAAACCGGGTTGGGGTGGAATTTTATGTGATGAAAGtatgaaaacaaattcaaaGCTTTGTCTAtataagttcagttctagttataatctagttctgttctagttctgttctagttctgttctagtgctgttctagttctgttctagttctgttctagttctgttctagttctgttctagttctgttctagttctgttctagttctgttctagttctgttctagttctgttctagttctgttctagttctgttctagttctgttctagtttgtttagtttgttctagttctgtttagtttgatctagttctgttctagttctgttctagttctgttctagtttgttctagttctgtttagttctgtttagttctgttctagttctgttctgtttagttctgttctagttctgttctagttctgttctagttctgttctagttctgttctagttctgttctgttctagttctgttctagttctgttctagttctgttctagttctgttctagttctgttctagttctgttctagttctgtcctagttctgttctagttctgttctagttctgttctagttctgttctagttctgttctagttctgttctagttctgttctagttctgttctattctactgctgttctagttctgttctagttctgttctagttctgttctagttctgttctagttctgttctagttctgttctagttctgttctagttctgttctagttctgttctagttctgttctagttctgttctagttctgttctagttctgttctagtttgttctagttctgttctagtttgttctagttctgttctagttctgtttagttctgttctagttctgttctagttctgttctagttcttgtttagttctgtttagttctgttctagtttgttctagtttgttctagttctgttctagttctgttctagttcagttctagttctgttctagttctgttctagttcttttctattctgttctagttcttttctagttctgttctagttctagtttgttctagttctttctagttctgttctagttctgttctagttctgttctagttctgttctagttctgtttagttctgttctagttctgttctagtttgttttagttctgttctagttctgttctagttctgttctagttctgttctagttctgttctagttctgttctagttctgttctagttctgttctagttctgttctagttctgttctagttctgttctagttctgttctagttctgttctagttctgttctagttctgttctagttctgttctagttctgtttagttctgttctagttctgttctagtttgttctagttctgttctagttctgttctagttctgttctagttctagttctgttctagttcttttctagttctgttctagtttgtttctattttgttctagttttgttctagtctgtttctagttctatttggttctgttctagttctgttctagttctgttctagttctgttctagttctgttctagttctgttctagttctattctggttctgttctagttctgttctagttctgttctagttctgttctagttctgttctagttctgttctagttctgttctagttctgttctagttctgttctagttctgttctagttctgttctagttctgttctagttctgttctagttctgttctagttctgttctagttctgttctagttctgttctagttctgttctagttctgttctagttctgttctagttctgttctagttctgttttagttctgctctaggTCTGTTTTTAACTCTAATTATAACACATATTCCATTTTTACTTTAGAATTAACCTATTGCAAGGATCATCCTAATATCTGTGAAAATGGCGGCAAATGTCTCTCCCTGACCAAGGAGGACGGCAGTTATCGTTGCCACTGTAAACAGGGTTACTTGggtaaaaattgtgaaataatAGATGAGTTCTTGTTGACCTCAACCGCGGCTCCACGCATCACACCACCACCTTTAATAAGTTCAGAAGAGGAGAATGATGATGAGGATACAATTGAGGATTTAAATGATGAAAACGAGGTTCTTAATATCACAAAAGAAAAGGAGAAGAACAGagaagtaataaatttaaagaaaaatgagaCAGTGGAAGGAAGTAAAGGTACAGCTGAAGTGAATGTGACCGACATAAAGAAAGTGGAAATTTTCAGTCTAAATATGACACTCAGTGATAGTGGAAATGGAAATGAAACAAAAGTGAATATAACTAAGAATATGGGGAAAATGGAGATAAAACCGGAAATTAAAAAGGACGTTACTTTAGACAAGcatgttaataataaaactgaGGAGTTTGTGTCTTTACCCACATTTAATGATATTTCTGCAGCCGATATTATAGGAACAGCAACAGCTTCTACACAACCACCACGAATGGAAGAATCCAAAAAGAGTCCAAATAAAACCAGAACTGAAGATTCCAATATAATgatcattaataaaattaaaacaactgcTGCGACAAAACCTAATACCATCAcgaatttatctaaaattaaacTTCCTACCACAAGTCCTACCACGCTCTCACCTTTAAGTAAATTAGATGATGATCAACATCTCCATACAATGCCCCTAAAATCCcaggaaacaaaacaaaaacccgtggaagaagatgatgatgatgaagagtgtaatgatgataatgatgatgagtgTGAATATGAAGACGAAGAAGATGAggaggatgatgatgatgattgaaatttctatagtcaatagtcatttatatgtatttagcaATTtagtcattttattttattaattataaataatt is part of the Lucilia cuprina isolate Lc7/37 chromosome 3, ASM2204524v1, whole genome shotgun sequence genome and harbors:
- the LOC124418782 gene encoding LOW QUALITY PROTEIN: protein draper (The sequence of the model RefSeq protein was modified relative to this genomic sequence to represent the inferred CDS: inserted 6 bases in 4 codons), with product MFIKYSVMQLAFLTLMLWLSIAGVSSYKRNYEAKYTKANVPLWKQRACEKAQKYKANSHYVCDDKGDVKCLPGWQGDLCQVPMCRKGCDPMNGYCQRPGECRCRIGYTGELCDKCIXFAGCQHGDCTKPFECICRPGWDGLFCTEPTCRXGCHNTRGYCEAPGECRCRIGWXGRNCSDCSVLPGCQHGTCSKPLECQCLPGXHGLLCQTPICNADCHKQHGYCKKPGECRCKVGWTGANCDKCFPYPGCVNGDCEKPWECNCKPGWGGILCDEKLTYCKDHPNICENGGKCLSLTKEDGSYRCHCKQGYLGKNCEIIDEFLLTSTAAPRITPPPLISSEEENDDEDTIEDLNDENEVLNITKEKEKNREVINLKKNETVEGSKGTAEVNVTDIKKVEIFSLNMTLSDSGNGNETKVNITKNMGKMEIKPEIKKDVTLDKHVNNKTEEFVSLPTFNDISAADIIGTATASTQPPRMEESKKSPNKTRTEDSNIMIINKIKTTAATKPNTITNLSKIKLPTTSPTTLSPLSKLDDDQHLHTMPLKSQETKQKPVEEDDDDEECNDDNDDECEYEDEEDEEDDDDD